A single genomic interval of Rosistilla ulvae harbors:
- a CDS encoding AraC family transcriptional regulator has product MRRVALIIETSRTYGRDLLRGIKRYTHEHEPWSLFVEARDLDSKPPSWLRSWHGDGILTRSGSYAIASAVRRTGIPAVELRSRRWNTKLPHLGIDNGLVATMVAEHFLERGFQHFGVFALDVEPYFVERRKKFVSFLHERGFQCSVFRQPGQLEKAEAWESQQRQLMDWIRELPRPTAIMACTDQLGCWLLDACFRLSIRVPEDIAVVGVENDELLATMSTPPLSSVRFPGEQLGYEGARMLERMMRGEDLEIRSALLAPLGVETRQSSDIVAIDDPWLSRAIQIIRERATDGLNVTDLMTEVPLSRSSLERGFRQFLGRSPNEEIVRVRVEQVCRLLRETDINLDGIAQRAGFSRAQYMVEVFRKHKGMTPGVYRRQHKPR; this is encoded by the coding sequence ATGCGACGTGTAGCACTGATCATTGAAACGTCTCGAACTTACGGACGAGACCTGTTGCGTGGCATCAAGCGATACACACACGAACACGAACCTTGGTCGTTATTCGTTGAGGCGCGCGATCTCGACTCCAAGCCGCCCTCTTGGCTTCGCAGCTGGCATGGCGATGGCATCCTCACGCGATCGGGAAGCTATGCGATCGCCAGTGCGGTTCGTCGAACCGGCATCCCGGCGGTGGAACTTCGCTCACGGCGGTGGAATACGAAGCTGCCACACTTAGGCATCGACAATGGTTTGGTCGCGACGATGGTGGCCGAACATTTTCTGGAAAGAGGATTTCAACACTTTGGCGTTTTCGCGTTGGACGTCGAACCTTACTTTGTCGAACGACGCAAGAAATTTGTGTCGTTCCTGCACGAACGTGGTTTCCAATGTTCGGTCTTTCGTCAACCTGGACAACTGGAGAAAGCGGAGGCGTGGGAGTCTCAGCAGCGTCAACTGATGGATTGGATTCGCGAGCTTCCGCGACCAACCGCCATCATGGCTTGTACAGACCAACTGGGATGCTGGTTGCTCGATGCCTGCTTCCGACTTTCCATTCGTGTTCCTGAAGATATCGCGGTCGTGGGGGTAGAAAACGACGAACTGTTGGCCACCATGAGTACGCCGCCATTAAGTAGCGTTCGCTTCCCAGGAGAACAACTGGGATACGAAGGAGCTCGCATGTTGGAACGCATGATGCGAGGAGAAGATCTTGAGATTCGATCGGCGCTACTGGCTCCACTTGGTGTAGAGACAAGGCAATCGTCGGATATCGTGGCAATCGACGACCCGTGGTTGTCGCGAGCGATTCAAATCATTCGTGAAAGAGCCACGGATGGATTGAACGTTACCGATTTAATGACCGAAGTGCCCCTGTCGCGTAGCTCACTGGAACGAGGATTCCGGCAGTTTCTCGGACGTTCACCAAATGAGGAAATCGTTCGCGTTCGCGTTGAACAGGTGTGTCGGCTGCTTCGCGAAACCGACATCAATCTCGACGGCATCGCCCAACGCGCTGGATTCTCCCGAGCTCAATATATGGTGGAAGTTTTTCGGAAACACAAAGGCATGACACCTGGCGTCTATCGCCGGCAACATAAACCTCGCTAG
- a CDS encoding error-prone DNA polymerase produces MQYAELHCKSNFSFLEGASHPAELADQAHRLGYRALAVTDRNSLAGVVRAHTAAKDVGLKLLIGAELHFTDATPVVVWATDRASYGRLCQLLSAGRLRAEKGECELHWQDLVDHQQGLLAGAIVPSPRDRAATEASPTQDVDLRQALGRFHDLFGDRGYLLCSLQRGVDDREQLARMIDLSRQTSLPLVAAGDVHYHSHQRMLVHDLVTAIRLGTTIDSIQEDRFANSQRHLRSLDEIAEIFGEQPELLERSCEIADRCNFRLDELRYEYPKEDLAPDGVSAIDYLKQLAWHGAKQRYPEGVPQRLIEMLRHETQLIEELHYEAYFLTVWDAVRFARSRGILCQGRGSAANSAVCYCLGVTSINPAEMDLLFERFISRERAEAPDIDVDFEHQRREEVLQYLYEKYGRDRCGMTATVTSYRTKSAIREVGKALGVSLDCIDALAKVAERYGQEDFPDLAEKAGLPLGSEVGQRFLHLVESLRGFPRHLSQHVGGMVMTQGLLSELCPIENAAMEGRTVIQWDKDDLDELGILKVDCLSLGMLSAIHRCFDMVENHSGRALTLATIPPDDRATYDMICAADTVGVFQIESRAQMSMLPRLRPRCYYDLVIEVAIVRPGPIQGNMVHPYLQARQDRSQVKYPSEAIRGVLEKTLGVPIFQEQAMKLAVVAAGFTPGEADQLRRAMAAWRRPGVIDQFRKKLLEGMQANGFGGEFAEHVFTQIRGFGEYGFPESHAASFALLVYASAYLKCHYPAAYCASLLNSQPMGFYSAAQLVRDAQQHGVQVLPPDVNDSDWDCTLQPIDPAAGGSGNSARSLAVRLGLRLVRGLAESTAQQVVDARNASGRFTGLADLTRRAGLSSAQTSQLADADALRSMSPNRRAAIWESLAQDDHPERTPLFAENESGDDDEVPTSLGTLSSMQEVHADYSTLGLSLRAHPISFYREHLNELQVSRADQLPPMRDGQHIRVAGLVVLRQRPGTAKGITFVTLEDETGAMNLVLFPKVWQQFFTIARTSNFWLVHGKLENRKGVIHVIVGRLEDLSEQFDSVDIQSRDFH; encoded by the coding sequence ATGCAATACGCCGAACTTCATTGCAAATCGAATTTTTCGTTTCTCGAGGGAGCTTCGCATCCGGCGGAATTGGCGGATCAGGCGCATCGATTGGGCTACCGTGCGCTGGCGGTGACCGATCGCAATTCGTTGGCCGGGGTGGTGCGGGCGCATACGGCGGCCAAAGATGTTGGGCTGAAGCTGTTGATCGGTGCGGAATTGCATTTCACCGACGCGACGCCGGTTGTCGTCTGGGCGACTGATCGAGCGAGCTATGGGCGGCTGTGCCAGCTGTTGAGCGCCGGTCGGTTGCGGGCAGAGAAGGGGGAGTGCGAACTGCACTGGCAGGATCTTGTCGATCACCAGCAAGGGCTGCTGGCGGGAGCTATCGTTCCGTCGCCGCGGGATCGCGCGGCGACGGAGGCTTCGCCGACGCAAGATGTCGATTTGCGGCAGGCCTTGGGCCGGTTTCACGATCTGTTTGGCGACCGTGGATATCTGTTGTGCTCGCTGCAACGAGGCGTCGACGATCGCGAACAACTGGCGCGAATGATCGACCTATCGCGGCAAACATCGCTGCCGTTGGTCGCCGCCGGCGACGTTCACTATCACTCGCACCAGCGGATGTTGGTCCACGATCTCGTCACCGCGATCCGACTGGGGACGACGATCGATTCGATTCAAGAGGATCGATTTGCCAACAGCCAACGCCACCTGCGTTCGCTCGATGAGATCGCGGAGATCTTCGGCGAGCAACCGGAACTGTTGGAGCGGAGCTGCGAAATCGCCGACCGCTGCAACTTCCGGCTCGACGAACTGCGGTACGAATATCCCAAAGAAGACCTCGCCCCCGACGGCGTCTCAGCGATCGACTACCTAAAACAATTGGCCTGGCACGGGGCCAAACAGCGTTACCCCGAGGGGGTGCCGCAGCGGTTGATCGAGATGCTGCGGCACGAGACCCAGCTGATCGAGGAGCTCCACTACGAAGCCTACTTCTTGACCGTGTGGGATGCGGTTCGATTCGCTCGCAGCCGCGGGATCCTCTGCCAGGGCCGGGGCTCGGCGGCCAATTCCGCTGTCTGTTATTGCTTGGGCGTGACGTCGATCAACCCGGCCGAGATGGACCTGTTGTTCGAGCGATTCATCAGCCGCGAGCGAGCGGAGGCACCCGACATCGACGTCGATTTTGAGCACCAACGCCGCGAGGAGGTGCTGCAATATCTGTACGAAAAGTACGGCCGCGATCGCTGCGGAATGACGGCGACGGTGACGTCGTATCGTACCAAGAGTGCGATTCGCGAAGTCGGCAAAGCGTTGGGCGTGTCGCTGGATTGCATCGATGCTTTGGCCAAAGTGGCTGAACGCTACGGACAAGAGGACTTCCCCGACCTAGCCGAAAAGGCGGGCCTGCCGCTGGGCAGCGAGGTCGGCCAACGGTTCCTGCATCTTGTCGAATCGCTGCGTGGCTTCCCGCGCCATCTATCGCAACACGTCGGCGGAATGGTGATGACTCAGGGGCTGCTGTCGGAGCTGTGCCCGATCGAAAACGCGGCGATGGAAGGCCGTACGGTGATCCAGTGGGACAAAGATGACCTGGATGAATTGGGGATCTTGAAAGTCGATTGCCTGTCGCTGGGGATGCTTTCGGCGATCCATCGCTGCTTCGACATGGTTGAAAATCACTCCGGCCGCGCGTTGACGCTGGCAACGATCCCACCGGACGATCGCGCGACGTATGACATGATCTGCGCGGCCGATACGGTGGGCGTTTTCCAGATCGAAAGTCGAGCTCAGATGAGCATGCTGCCGCGGCTGCGTCCGCGCTGTTATTACGATCTGGTGATCGAAGTTGCGATCGTCCGTCCCGGTCCAATCCAGGGGAACATGGTCCATCCCTATCTGCAAGCTAGGCAGGATCGTTCGCAGGTAAAATATCCCAGCGAAGCGATCCGGGGCGTGTTGGAGAAGACGCTGGGCGTGCCGATTTTTCAAGAGCAAGCGATGAAGCTGGCCGTTGTCGCGGCCGGGTTTACGCCGGGAGAAGCCGATCAATTGCGGCGTGCGATGGCAGCTTGGCGGCGTCCGGGAGTGATCGATCAATTCCGCAAAAAGCTGCTCGAAGGGATGCAGGCCAACGGCTTTGGGGGCGAGTTTGCCGAACACGTCTTCACGCAGATCCGCGGCTTCGGCGAATACGGCTTTCCCGAATCGCACGCCGCCAGTTTTGCGCTGCTCGTCTACGCGTCGGCTTATCTGAAGTGTCACTACCCAGCCGCCTATTGTGCTTCGCTATTGAACAGCCAGCCGATGGGGTTCTATTCCGCGGCGCAATTGGTTCGCGACGCACAACAGCACGGCGTGCAGGTGCTTCCGCCCGATGTAAACGACAGCGACTGGGACTGCACGCTGCAGCCGATCGATCCGGCGGCCGGCGGCAGCGGCAACTCGGCGCGTTCGCTCGCCGTGCGGCTTGGCCTGCGATTGGTTCGCGGGCTGGCGGAGTCGACGGCGCAGCAGGTCGTCGACGCTCGCAACGCATCGGGGCGATTCACCGGCTTGGCCGACCTGACGCGGCGTGCGGGGCTCAGCAGTGCGCAAACATCGCAACTGGCCGACGCCGACGCGCTGCGGTCGATGTCTCCCAACCGGCGGGCTGCGATCTGGGAATCGTTGGCGCAAGACGACCATCCCGAACGGACGCCGCTGTTTGCCGAAAACGAATCGGGAGACGACGACGAGGTCCCGACAAGCTTGGGAACGCTGTCGTCGATGCAAGAGGTGCATGCGGATTACAGCACGCTGGGGCTGAGTCTGCGAGCTCATCCGATCTCGTTTTACCGCGAGCATCTGAACGAACTGCAAGTCTCTCGAGCTGACCAGTTGCCACCGATGCGCGACGGCCAACATATCCGCGTCGCCGGGCTGGTCGTGCTGCGTCAGCGGCCGGGGACCGCCAAAGGAATCACCTTTGTCACGCTGGAGGATGAAACCGGAGCGATGAACCTGGTCCTGTTCCCGAAGGTTTGGCAGCAGTTCTTTACGATCGCACGGACCAGCAACTTCTGGCTGGTCCACGGCAAACTGGAGAATCGCAAAGGAGTGATCCACGTGATCGTCGGCCGATTGGAAGATCTGTCGGAACAATTCGACAGCGTCGACATCCAATCGCGCGACTTCCATTGA
- a CDS encoding Gfo/Idh/MocA family protein, with protein sequence MTRLKLGVIGAGHLGKIHAKLLSTIDDVQLVAVSDPFAAARQAIEDQFSVPTFADYRDLLGLVDGVILAAPTDLHAEIGSDVLRAKKHLFIEKPITTTSEDADRLVALAKQNGCTLQVGHVERFNPAWSAAESMLEHPKYIEAVRASSFPGRCLDVGVVMDLMIHDIDLVLSLTSAPVQRIDASGLSVISDHEDVAEARITFECGLVANLKASRISPAAARTMQVYGPRGYANIDFSGPSATLIQPEASIAERSFELTAAGPLADFREQLFSHWLASQSPEIQPRNAILDEQHDFVISIQSGSQPTVSGADGARAVAVAEQVLEAIDCRQWLGDASEPEQVGAFATPPESVEAASQRIHQQRKAA encoded by the coding sequence ATGACTCGATTGAAGCTTGGCGTAATCGGAGCGGGCCACTTGGGCAAGATCCACGCAAAACTGCTCAGCACGATCGACGACGTCCAACTGGTCGCCGTCAGCGATCCCTTCGCCGCCGCTCGGCAAGCGATCGAGGATCAGTTCAGCGTGCCAACTTTCGCCGACTATCGCGATCTGCTGGGACTTGTCGACGGCGTGATCCTAGCCGCCCCGACCGATCTGCACGCGGAGATCGGCAGCGATGTGCTTCGCGCCAAAAAGCATCTGTTCATCGAAAAACCGATCACCACGACCAGCGAAGATGCCGACCGTTTGGTCGCCTTGGCCAAACAAAACGGTTGCACGCTGCAAGTCGGCCACGTCGAGCGGTTTAATCCCGCTTGGTCGGCTGCCGAATCGATGCTCGAGCATCCTAAATACATCGAAGCGGTTCGAGCCAGCAGCTTTCCCGGCCGCTGCTTGGACGTCGGCGTTGTCATGGATTTGATGATCCACGACATCGACCTCGTCCTCTCGCTGACCTCCGCCCCGGTCCAACGGATCGACGCCAGCGGATTGTCGGTGATCAGCGATCACGAAGACGTTGCCGAAGCTCGGATCACGTTCGAATGCGGTCTAGTCGCCAACCTGAAGGCATCGCGAATCAGCCCTGCGGCAGCTCGAACGATGCAGGTCTACGGCCCGCGAGGCTACGCCAACATCGACTTCTCCGGTCCTTCGGCGACCTTGATTCAGCCCGAGGCGTCGATCGCCGAACGGTCGTTCGAATTGACAGCCGCCGGACCGCTGGCCGACTTCCGCGAGCAATTGTTCAGCCATTGGTTGGCTTCGCAGTCGCCGGAGATCCAACCGAGAAACGCGATCTTGGACGAACAGCACGACTTTGTGATCAGCATCCAAAGCGGCAGCCAGCCGACGGTCAGCGGTGCCGATGGCGCTCGCGCTGTCGCCGTGGCTGAACAGGTTTTGGAAGCGATCGACTGCCGTCAATGGCTCGGCGACGCAAGCGAACCGGAACAAGTTGGTGCGTTTGCCACTCCGCCCGAATCGGTCGAAGCGGCCAGCCAACGGATCCATCAACAGCGCAAAGCTGCGTAA